Proteins encoded in a region of the Desertifilum tharense IPPAS B-1220 genome:
- a CDS encoding acylase: MNKTEILWDTWGVPHVFAKDNESLFKAFGWAQMHSHGNLILRLYAEARGRAAEYWGEQYLESDQEIRSLGIPTLAAQWYEAQKPEMRRYLDAFARGMNEYGKSHAIDESLQPVFPITGVDILAHALRNVHFTFLPQAGAVPHLTQRWQAGSNAWAIAPKRSASGHAMLLANPHLQWSGQFLLYEAHLTSPDLNLYGATLVGMPILVFAFNDHLGWAHTVNTIDAVDLYELTLVSQGNQLGYEWDGGFKPLEVTTQTLQVKQPDGSFRSEPLTIYRSIQGSVIHQKDNKALAMRIAGLDRPDMLEQYWDMARSQNLQEFETALKRLQIPMFTVLYADKEGHILHVFNGQVPKRPPGSWDGVVPGNTSATLWTQTHPYEELPRVLDPRSGWLQNANDPPWTTTFPAELNPQDYPAYMAPQFMHLRAQRSAKLLSEGETLSFEEMIERKNSTHVELADRVLDDLLSAASTSDDPIVQQAVEVLQAWNRNTNADSQGGVLFAAWAQAMNFPQDFATRWDANSPLTTPFGLANPSQAVEVLTSVARQVQETYGSLAIPWGDVYRLKYGKHDLPATGGSGSLGVFRVFDFIPAGKQFQCGFGDTFIAAVEFSQPLRAKVLNTYGNASQPDSPHAGDQLELMGQLREIWRDRAAIEAHLEHRETL; encoded by the coding sequence ATGAACAAAACTGAAATACTCTGGGATACTTGGGGCGTTCCCCATGTTTTTGCTAAGGATAATGAAAGTTTATTTAAAGCCTTTGGTTGGGCGCAAATGCACAGTCATGGTAATTTGATTTTGCGCCTGTATGCAGAAGCGAGGGGACGCGCCGCTGAATACTGGGGAGAACAATATTTAGAATCAGATCAAGAGATTCGGAGTTTGGGAATACCTACCTTAGCGGCGCAGTGGTATGAAGCCCAAAAACCGGAAATGCGGCGCTATTTAGATGCGTTTGCACGAGGGATGAATGAGTATGGGAAAAGTCATGCTATTGATGAAAGTCTACAACCCGTTTTCCCGATAACCGGGGTTGATATCCTTGCCCATGCTTTGCGGAATGTGCATTTTACTTTTTTACCACAGGCAGGAGCAGTGCCCCACCTCACTCAACGCTGGCAAGCCGGATCGAATGCTTGGGCGATCGCTCCAAAACGGTCTGCTAGCGGCCATGCTATGCTACTTGCAAACCCGCATTTGCAATGGTCAGGTCAATTTCTGCTCTACGAAGCCCACCTGACCTCACCTGACCTTAACCTGTATGGGGCAACTTTGGTGGGTATGCCGATTTTGGTATTTGCGTTCAATGACCATTTAGGATGGGCGCATACCGTTAACACCATTGATGCCGTTGATTTATACGAATTAACCCTAGTTTCCCAGGGAAATCAGTTAGGCTATGAGTGGGATGGGGGTTTTAAACCGCTAGAAGTAACGACTCAGACGCTTCAGGTTAAACAACCCGATGGGAGTTTTCGGTCAGAACCCTTAACGATCTATCGATCGATTCAGGGTTCAGTTATTCACCAGAAAGATAATAAAGCTCTAGCGATGCGAATTGCAGGTTTAGATCGACCGGATATGCTAGAGCAATATTGGGATATGGCGCGATCGCAAAACCTCCAAGAATTTGAAACCGCCCTCAAACGCCTGCAAATTCCCATGTTTACGGTTCTCTACGCCGATAAAGAGGGCCATATTCTCCATGTCTTTAACGGTCAAGTCCCCAAAAGACCTCCCGGAAGTTGGGATGGCGTGGTTCCGGGGAATACCTCAGCCACTCTCTGGACGCAAACCCATCCCTACGAAGAGTTACCCCGCGTTTTAGATCCGAGAAGTGGTTGGTTGCAAAATGCTAACGATCCGCCCTGGACGACGACTTTTCCCGCAGAATTGAATCCTCAAGACTATCCTGCATACATGGCCCCCCAGTTTATGCACCTGCGGGCGCAACGATCTGCAAAACTGCTGTCAGAAGGGGAAACTCTCTCATTTGAGGAGATGATTGAGCGTAAGAATTCCACTCATGTAGAATTAGCAGACCGGGTATTAGACGATCTGTTAAGTGCAGCCTCAACCTCTGACGATCCGATAGTTCAGCAAGCGGTAGAAGTCTTACAAGCTTGGAACCGGAATACCAATGCTGACAGTCAGGGGGGCGTTCTCTTTGCAGCTTGGGCGCAAGCGATGAATTTTCCCCAAGATTTTGCAACCCGTTGGGATGCGAACTCGCCGTTAACCACGCCTTTCGGGTTAGCAAACCCCTCCCAAGCGGTTGAGGTTTTGACCTCCGTCGCCCGTCAAGTTCAAGAAACCTATGGTTCTCTAGCTATTCCTTGGGGTGACGTGTACCGCCTCAAGTATGGCAAACATGACTTACCTGCAACAGGGGGAAGCGGTTCTTTAGGCGTGTTTCGGGTGTTTGATTTTATCCCGGCTGGGAAGCAATTTCAATGCGGTTTTGGGGATACGTTTATTGCGGCGGTGGAATTTTCCCAGCCGCTACGGGCAAAAGTTTTGAATACTTACGGAAATGCATCTCAACCCGATTCCCCTCACGCTGGAGATCAGTTAGAGTTAATGGGGCAGTTGCGAGAGATTTGGCGCGATCGCGCTGCTATTGAGGCCCATTTAGAACACCGCGAAACCCTCTAA
- a CDS encoding DUF554 domain-containing protein yields the protein MLNFWLKTSGTWINVATVLIGTILGLLLRDRLPGRMQKIITQGVGLITLFMGTSMATSLSKATAGQIDGVILAVLAIVIGGLLGEWWRIEEKLTTLGNTLKRRFKGEGQFTEGFVAASLLFCIGPMALIGSINNGLLGDNALLALKATMDGLAAIALTGSYGVGVGFSVLPISIYQGGISLAAGLFATTLTDPANDPRIFLLTGVGGLMILGLGLNLLEVAKVKVASFLPALLVAPLVYAIALLSSS from the coding sequence ATGCTCAATTTCTGGTTGAAAACGAGTGGAACTTGGATTAATGTTGCCACTGTCTTAATCGGTACGATTTTAGGCCTACTTTTGCGCGATCGCCTCCCCGGTCGTATGCAAAAGATCATCACTCAAGGCGTCGGCTTAATTACCCTATTTATGGGGACTAGCATGGCGACTAGCCTTAGTAAAGCAACGGCGGGTCAAATTGATGGCGTTATTCTAGCGGTACTGGCTATTGTCATCGGCGGACTTTTAGGCGAATGGTGGCGCATTGAAGAGAAACTCACCACCCTCGGAAATACCTTAAAACGGCGTTTCAAGGGAGAAGGACAGTTTACCGAAGGGTTTGTCGCGGCTAGCTTGCTATTTTGCATCGGCCCAATGGCTTTAATTGGCAGTATTAATAATGGGTTGTTGGGAGATAATGCCCTATTAGCCCTAAAAGCTACAATGGATGGTTTAGCCGCTATTGCCCTAACGGGAAGTTATGGCGTCGGGGTGGGTTTTTCAGTTTTGCCGATCTCGATCTATCAAGGGGGAATTTCCCTGGCCGCAGGTCTTTTTGCAACCACTTTAACCGATCCAGCCAACGATCCGCGCATCTTCCTGTTAACTGGGGTGGGAGGTTTGATGATTTTGGGACTAGGCCTGAACTTGCTAGAGGTCGCAAAAGTCAAAGTCGCCTCTTTTTTACCCGCTTTGCTGGTTGCCCCCCTAGTTTATGCGATCGCACTTCTCAGTAGCTCATAA
- a CDS encoding S-methyl-5'-thioadenosine phosphorylase produces the protein MTQAKIGIIGGSGLYKMEALKDVEEVTVDTPFGSPSDALIVGTLEGTKVAFLARHGRNHHLSPSELPFRANIYAMKSLGVEYLISASAVGSLQAEAKPLDMVVPDQFIDRTKNRISTFFSEGIVAHIAFGDPVCPKLAGVLADAVDSLNLTDVNLHRGGTYVCMEGPAFSTKAESNLYRSWGATIIGMTNLPEAKLAREAEIAYATLALVTDYDCWHPDHDSVTVDMIIANLHRNATNAQKVIQETVKRLSANPPESEAHSALKYAILTPLDKAPTATKEKLGLILQKYL, from the coding sequence ATGACTCAGGCAAAAATTGGTATTATCGGCGGCAGCGGGCTTTACAAGATGGAAGCCCTCAAAGATGTAGAAGAGGTGACAGTTGATACGCCCTTTGGTTCTCCCTCAGATGCTTTAATTGTGGGAACTCTAGAGGGGACGAAAGTTGCTTTTCTGGCCCGTCATGGTCGCAACCATCATTTATCCCCTTCAGAGTTACCCTTTCGGGCGAATATCTATGCCATGAAAAGCTTGGGGGTAGAATATCTGATTTCAGCTTCAGCCGTGGGTTCGTTACAAGCGGAAGCAAAACCTTTAGATATGGTTGTCCCCGATCAATTTATCGATCGCACCAAAAACCGCATTTCTACCTTTTTTAGCGAGGGAATTGTTGCCCATATTGCCTTTGGCGATCCGGTGTGTCCCAAACTGGCGGGTGTTTTAGCGGATGCGGTTGATAGTCTCAATTTAACAGATGTGAATCTGCATCGGGGCGGGACGTATGTGTGTATGGAAGGCCCCGCTTTCTCTACAAAAGCAGAGTCTAATTTGTATCGCAGTTGGGGCGCGACAATTATCGGGATGACTAACTTACCGGAAGCTAAACTGGCCAGGGAAGCCGAAATTGCCTATGCCACATTGGCACTCGTGACCGATTACGATTGTTGGCATCCGGATCATGATAGCGTCACGGTTGATATGATTATTGCCAACTTGCATCGCAATGCTACCAACGCTCAAAAGGTGATTCAGGAAACGGTTAAACGTTTAAGCGCCAATCCCCCAGAGTCTGAGGCTCACTCTGCCCTGAAGTATGCCATTTTAACCCCGCTAGATAAGGCTCCAACCGCTACGAAAGAAAAGTTGGGTCTGATTTTGCAAAAATATTTGTAA